A genomic region of Arachis hypogaea cultivar Tifrunner chromosome 5, arahy.Tifrunner.gnm2.J5K5, whole genome shotgun sequence contains the following coding sequences:
- the LOC112800438 gene encoding ASI1-immunoprecipitated protein 2-like isoform X6: MQKSCQPQPVDPRDIIDLTGDEDRVCDTCGDVGLEHFLAFCNECNDGAEHIYCMRVKMEELPEDGWTCEECMPREGTGKLVQDKVEQPVATNRSKHLSENSIDPESCKSSKLKSRSSYSMKSGISTPHLQVKRCQVPSEAQSLEKASATMTNAGPHILSGPCDDSPLHKDFSYKKFGKVKMKSVNKIMHFASQYCNSQEKAMVPRGYGEKSNVVTLEDELGIEGRALETRERSSKVSSPRDQSLLSRHYMCKNLKRNLEGVIIDTSCKKSFCDTKEMAASSNCAIDESPNLHSQTETTRDECSLLESRSPNLESGPATKDVCLQNKYLALHDDRNDTCSGVLANDRSEQFNAGLQPSNHNTHEDLDIPNEKNNEEPDTPNEKNNEEPDTPNEKNNDIQQAEHLINAATAQIIHELCAGLALDERSCLRDLGVRSSSQAFVYPKPDHSWQGKFLIQGIGEIATICDGIQAHLSTCASPKVIDVVDRLPKMIILDELPRLTMWPSQFTEGQPTEENIALYFFAEDPRSYRTCYKQLVDLMIKNDLTLKGNLDGVELLIFPSNILPEKSQRWNDMLFLWGVFKGRKENNSASTSTQLGNRVDEIPEPDRTSGDRVLLSGHSSNDNGINEVVDSEVVDLTLSLWPEALDSVELQVARALVHLSKAKQQ, encoded by the exons ATGCAAAAATCCTGTCAACCTCAGCCAGTAGACCCTAGAGATATCATAGATTTAACGGGTGATGAG GATCGAGTTTGCGATACTTGTGGGGATGTAGGGTTGGAGCACTTCCTTGCATTTTGTAATGAGTGTAATGATGGGGCGGAGCACAT TTACTGTATGCGTGTTAAGATGGAAGAACTTCCTGAAGATGGTTGGACTTGTGAAGAGTGCATGCCAAGGGAAGGGACTGGAAAATTAGTACAGGATAAAGTGGAACAGCCAGTGGCTACAAACAGATCAAAACATCTATCTGAAAATTCAATAGACCCTGAGTCTTGTAAAAGTTCAAAACTAAAATCGAGATCATCATATTCTATGAAAAGTGGGATAAGTACACCCCATCTGCAGGTTAAGAGATGCCAAGTCCCTTCAGAAGCTCAGTCTTTGGAAAAAGCTAGTGCTACTATGACAAATGCTGGACCACATATTTTATCCGGACCTTGTGATGACTCTCCACTTCATAAGGATTTCTCATACAAGAAATTTGGGAAAGTGAAAATGAAATCAGTCAACAAAATCATGCACTTTGCCTCCCAATATTGCAATTCTCAAGAGAAAGCAATGGTTCCTCGTGGTTATGGTGAGAAGAGTAATGTTGTTACCTTGGAGGATGAGTTAGGCATAGAGGGAAGGGCTCTTGAAACAAGGGAGCGATCTTCTAAAGTCTCAAGTCCAAGGGATCAGTCCCTATTGAGTAGACATTATATGTGCAAAAATTTGAAGAGAAACCTAGAAGGTGTCATCATTGATACATCTTGCAAGAAATCTTTCTGTGATACTAAGGAAATGGCAGCATCATCCAATTGTGCAATTGATGAATCACCAAACTTGCATTCACAAACTGAGACAACTCGTGATGAAT GCTCTCTATTGGAATCAAGATCTCCAAACTTAGAATCAGGACCAGCAACAAAGGATGTTTGTTTGCAAAACAAATACCTGGCTCTTCATGACGATAGAAATGATACTTGTTCTGGTGTTCTAGCTAATGATC GTTCTGAACAATTTAATGCTGGATTACAACCCAGCAATCACAACACTCATGAAGATCTAGACATTCCAAATGAGAAGAACAACGAAGAACCAGACACTCCAAATgaaaagaacaatgaagaaccagACACTCCAAATGAAAAGAACAATGACATTCAGCAAGCTGAGCACCTTATTAATGCTGCTACAGCTCAGATCATTCATGAATTATGTGCTGGTCTTGCTTTAGATGAAAGGTCCTGCTTAAGAGACTTGGGGGTTAGAAGTTCGTCACAAGCATTTGTCTACCCAAAGCCTGACCATTCATGGCA AGGGAAATTTTTAATACAAGGTATTGGGGAGATTGCAACCATTTGTGATGGTATTCAAGCACATTTATCAACCTGTGCATCACCTAAGGTTATTGATGTGGTAGACAGGCTTCCAAAGATGATCATACTGGATGAACTGCCTCGCTTGACAATGTGGCCATCTCAATTTACAGAAGGTCAACCCACAGAAGAGAATATTGCTCTGTACTTTTTTGCAGAAGATCCTCGTAG TTATCGAACATGTTATAAACAATTGGTGGATTTGATGATCAAGAATGATTTGACTCTGAAAGGAAACTTGGATGGAGTGGAACTTCTAATATTTCCATCCAACATTCTACCTGAGAAATCCCAGC GTTGGAATGATATGTTGTTCTTATGGGGTGTTTTCAAAGGGCGAAAGGAGAATAACTCTGCAAGCACAAGCACACAG CTAGGAAACAGAGTTGATGAAATTCCTGAACCAGACAGAACTTCAGGAGACAGAGTTTTGCTGTCTGGACATAGTTCCAATGATAATGGGATAAATGAAGTGGTGGATTCTGAGGTTGTAGATCttactctctctctctggccTGAAGCTTTAGACTCTGTTGAGTTGCAAGTTGCAAGGGCATTAGTTCATCTCTCGAAGGCCAAACAGCAGTGA
- the LOC112800438 gene encoding ASI1-immunoprecipitated protein 2-like isoform X5 — translation MQKSCQPQPVDPRDIIDLTGDEQDRVCDTCGDVGLEHFLAFCNECNDGAEHIYCMRVKMEELPEDGWTCEECMPREGTGKLVQDKVEQPVATNRSKHLSENSIDPESCKSSKLKSRSSYSMKSGISTPHLQVKRCQVPSEAQSLEKASATMTNAGPHILSGPCDDSPLHKDFSYKKFGKVKMKSVNKIMHFASQYCNSQEKAMVPRGYGEKSNVVTLEDELGIEGRALETRERSSKVSSPRDQSLLSRHYMCKNLKRNLEGVIIDTSCKKSFCDTKEMAASSNCAIDESPNLHSQTETTRDECSLLESRSPNLESGPATKDVCLQNKYLALHDDRNDTCSGVLANDRSEQFNAGLQPSNHNTHEDLDIPNEKNNEEPDTPNEKNNEEPDTPNEKNNDIQQAEHLINAATAQIIHELCAGLALDERSCLRDLGVRSSSQAFVYPKPDHSWQGKFLIQGIGEIATICDGIQAHLSTCASPKVIDVVDRLPKMIILDELPRLTMWPSQFTEGQPTEENIALYFFAEDPRSYRTCYKQLVDLMIKNDLTLKGNLDGVELLIFPSNILPEKSQRWNDMLFLWGVFKGRKENNSASTSTQLGNRVDEIPEPDRTSGDRVLLSGHSSNDNGINEVVDSEVVDLTLSLWPEALDSVELQVARALVHLSKAKQQ, via the exons ATGCAAAAATCCTGTCAACCTCAGCCAGTAGACCCTAGAGATATCATAGATTTAACGGGTGATGAG CAGGATCGAGTTTGCGATACTTGTGGGGATGTAGGGTTGGAGCACTTCCTTGCATTTTGTAATGAGTGTAATGATGGGGCGGAGCACAT TTACTGTATGCGTGTTAAGATGGAAGAACTTCCTGAAGATGGTTGGACTTGTGAAGAGTGCATGCCAAGGGAAGGGACTGGAAAATTAGTACAGGATAAAGTGGAACAGCCAGTGGCTACAAACAGATCAAAACATCTATCTGAAAATTCAATAGACCCTGAGTCTTGTAAAAGTTCAAAACTAAAATCGAGATCATCATATTCTATGAAAAGTGGGATAAGTACACCCCATCTGCAGGTTAAGAGATGCCAAGTCCCTTCAGAAGCTCAGTCTTTGGAAAAAGCTAGTGCTACTATGACAAATGCTGGACCACATATTTTATCCGGACCTTGTGATGACTCTCCACTTCATAAGGATTTCTCATACAAGAAATTTGGGAAAGTGAAAATGAAATCAGTCAACAAAATCATGCACTTTGCCTCCCAATATTGCAATTCTCAAGAGAAAGCAATGGTTCCTCGTGGTTATGGTGAGAAGAGTAATGTTGTTACCTTGGAGGATGAGTTAGGCATAGAGGGAAGGGCTCTTGAAACAAGGGAGCGATCTTCTAAAGTCTCAAGTCCAAGGGATCAGTCCCTATTGAGTAGACATTATATGTGCAAAAATTTGAAGAGAAACCTAGAAGGTGTCATCATTGATACATCTTGCAAGAAATCTTTCTGTGATACTAAGGAAATGGCAGCATCATCCAATTGTGCAATTGATGAATCACCAAACTTGCATTCACAAACTGAGACAACTCGTGATGAAT GCTCTCTATTGGAATCAAGATCTCCAAACTTAGAATCAGGACCAGCAACAAAGGATGTTTGTTTGCAAAACAAATACCTGGCTCTTCATGACGATAGAAATGATACTTGTTCTGGTGTTCTAGCTAATGATC GTTCTGAACAATTTAATGCTGGATTACAACCCAGCAATCACAACACTCATGAAGATCTAGACATTCCAAATGAGAAGAACAACGAAGAACCAGACACTCCAAATgaaaagaacaatgaagaaccagACACTCCAAATGAAAAGAACAATGACATTCAGCAAGCTGAGCACCTTATTAATGCTGCTACAGCTCAGATCATTCATGAATTATGTGCTGGTCTTGCTTTAGATGAAAGGTCCTGCTTAAGAGACTTGGGGGTTAGAAGTTCGTCACAAGCATTTGTCTACCCAAAGCCTGACCATTCATGGCA AGGGAAATTTTTAATACAAGGTATTGGGGAGATTGCAACCATTTGTGATGGTATTCAAGCACATTTATCAACCTGTGCATCACCTAAGGTTATTGATGTGGTAGACAGGCTTCCAAAGATGATCATACTGGATGAACTGCCTCGCTTGACAATGTGGCCATCTCAATTTACAGAAGGTCAACCCACAGAAGAGAATATTGCTCTGTACTTTTTTGCAGAAGATCCTCGTAG TTATCGAACATGTTATAAACAATTGGTGGATTTGATGATCAAGAATGATTTGACTCTGAAAGGAAACTTGGATGGAGTGGAACTTCTAATATTTCCATCCAACATTCTACCTGAGAAATCCCAGC GTTGGAATGATATGTTGTTCTTATGGGGTGTTTTCAAAGGGCGAAAGGAGAATAACTCTGCAAGCACAAGCACACAG CTAGGAAACAGAGTTGATGAAATTCCTGAACCAGACAGAACTTCAGGAGACAGAGTTTTGCTGTCTGGACATAGTTCCAATGATAATGGGATAAATGAAGTGGTGGATTCTGAGGTTGTAGATCttactctctctctctggccTGAAGCTTTAGACTCTGTTGAGTTGCAAGTTGCAAGGGCATTAGTTCATCTCTCGAAGGCCAAACAGCAGTGA
- the LOC112800438 gene encoding ASI1-immunoprecipitated protein 2-like isoform X1 translates to MQKSCQPQPVDPRDIIDLTGDEQDRVCDTCGDVGLEHFLAFCNECNDGAEHIYCMRVKMEELPEDGWTCEECMPREGTGKLVQDKVEQPVATNRSKHLSENSIDPESCKSSKLKSRSSYSMKSGISTPHLQVKRCQVPSEAQSLEKASATMTNAGPHILSGPCDDSPLHKDFSYKKFGKVKMKSVNKIMHFASQYCNSQEKAMVPRGYGEKSNVVTLEDELGIEGRALETRERSSKVSSPRDQSLLSRHYMCKNLKRNLEGVIIDTSCKKSFCDTKEMAASSNCAIDESPNLHSQTETTRDECSLLESRSPNLESGPATKDVCLQNKYLALHDDRNDTCSGVLANDRELHNPAIQASSSGVTANRSEIEFATDENLFSGTVSYNLDHQGSEQFNAGLQPSNHNTHEDLDIPNEKNNEEPDTPNEKNNEEPDTPNEKNNDIQQAEHLINAATAQIIHELCAGLALDERSCLRDLGVRSSSQAFVYPKPDHSWQGKFLIQGIGEIATICDGIQAHLSTCASPKVIDVVDRLPKMIILDELPRLTMWPSQFTEGQPTEENIALYFFAEDPRSYRTCYKQLVDLMIKNDLTLKGNLDGVELLIFPSNILPEKSQRWNDMLFLWGVFKGRKENNSASTSTQLGNRVDEIPEPDRTSGDRVLLSGHSSNDNGINEVVDSEVVDLTLSLWPEALDSVELQVARALVHLSKAKQQ, encoded by the exons ATGCAAAAATCCTGTCAACCTCAGCCAGTAGACCCTAGAGATATCATAGATTTAACGGGTGATGAG CAGGATCGAGTTTGCGATACTTGTGGGGATGTAGGGTTGGAGCACTTCCTTGCATTTTGTAATGAGTGTAATGATGGGGCGGAGCACAT TTACTGTATGCGTGTTAAGATGGAAGAACTTCCTGAAGATGGTTGGACTTGTGAAGAGTGCATGCCAAGGGAAGGGACTGGAAAATTAGTACAGGATAAAGTGGAACAGCCAGTGGCTACAAACAGATCAAAACATCTATCTGAAAATTCAATAGACCCTGAGTCTTGTAAAAGTTCAAAACTAAAATCGAGATCATCATATTCTATGAAAAGTGGGATAAGTACACCCCATCTGCAGGTTAAGAGATGCCAAGTCCCTTCAGAAGCTCAGTCTTTGGAAAAAGCTAGTGCTACTATGACAAATGCTGGACCACATATTTTATCCGGACCTTGTGATGACTCTCCACTTCATAAGGATTTCTCATACAAGAAATTTGGGAAAGTGAAAATGAAATCAGTCAACAAAATCATGCACTTTGCCTCCCAATATTGCAATTCTCAAGAGAAAGCAATGGTTCCTCGTGGTTATGGTGAGAAGAGTAATGTTGTTACCTTGGAGGATGAGTTAGGCATAGAGGGAAGGGCTCTTGAAACAAGGGAGCGATCTTCTAAAGTCTCAAGTCCAAGGGATCAGTCCCTATTGAGTAGACATTATATGTGCAAAAATTTGAAGAGAAACCTAGAAGGTGTCATCATTGATACATCTTGCAAGAAATCTTTCTGTGATACTAAGGAAATGGCAGCATCATCCAATTGTGCAATTGATGAATCACCAAACTTGCATTCACAAACTGAGACAACTCGTGATGAAT GCTCTCTATTGGAATCAAGATCTCCAAACTTAGAATCAGGACCAGCAACAAAGGATGTTTGTTTGCAAAACAAATACCTGGCTCTTCATGACGATAGAAATGATACTTGTTCTGGTGTTCTAGCTAATGATCGTGAGTTACATAATCCTGCAATACAAGCTTCTAGTTCTGGTGTTACTGCAAATAGAAGTGAAATAGAATTTGCTACTGACGAAAACTTATTTTCTGGAACCGTTTCTTACAATCTTGATCATCAAGGTTCTGAACAATTTAATGCTGGATTACAACCCAGCAATCACAACACTCATGAAGATCTAGACATTCCAAATGAGAAGAACAACGAAGAACCAGACACTCCAAATgaaaagaacaatgaagaaccagACACTCCAAATGAAAAGAACAATGACATTCAGCAAGCTGAGCACCTTATTAATGCTGCTACAGCTCAGATCATTCATGAATTATGTGCTGGTCTTGCTTTAGATGAAAGGTCCTGCTTAAGAGACTTGGGGGTTAGAAGTTCGTCACAAGCATTTGTCTACCCAAAGCCTGACCATTCATGGCA AGGGAAATTTTTAATACAAGGTATTGGGGAGATTGCAACCATTTGTGATGGTATTCAAGCACATTTATCAACCTGTGCATCACCTAAGGTTATTGATGTGGTAGACAGGCTTCCAAAGATGATCATACTGGATGAACTGCCTCGCTTGACAATGTGGCCATCTCAATTTACAGAAGGTCAACCCACAGAAGAGAATATTGCTCTGTACTTTTTTGCAGAAGATCCTCGTAG TTATCGAACATGTTATAAACAATTGGTGGATTTGATGATCAAGAATGATTTGACTCTGAAAGGAAACTTGGATGGAGTGGAACTTCTAATATTTCCATCCAACATTCTACCTGAGAAATCCCAGC GTTGGAATGATATGTTGTTCTTATGGGGTGTTTTCAAAGGGCGAAAGGAGAATAACTCTGCAAGCACAAGCACACAG CTAGGAAACAGAGTTGATGAAATTCCTGAACCAGACAGAACTTCAGGAGACAGAGTTTTGCTGTCTGGACATAGTTCCAATGATAATGGGATAAATGAAGTGGTGGATTCTGAGGTTGTAGATCttactctctctctctggccTGAAGCTTTAGACTCTGTTGAGTTGCAAGTTGCAAGGGCATTAGTTCATCTCTCGAAGGCCAAACAGCAGTGA